The proteins below come from a single Argentina anserina chromosome 1, drPotAnse1.1, whole genome shotgun sequence genomic window:
- the LOC126797905 gene encoding protein ABA AND ROS SENSITIVE 1, with translation MDAKAKNKALFRAKLNAQKKDKRINSPLVRYNDSDQPVCKICDYVLRSESGWDAHQLSRKHKEAINNLRATAGGVNRVKSTTTEAHPEPSKLNQGHSVELEEPKPELLRPQTSSGLPPGFFDTQPQKQSTDSYSSAETDSYKKIQDRSIEPSGDLSHLTQAASQIPTSQAKQIKGALPEGFFDNKEADLSARGIKIVKPDVKDEYKEFEKLIQEDLKEVDNRLEEEEIDAAEMIEEAESVEQKTYREKVELMRKKRMELKAANAAKRRKASDFVKKEEPSHEGSSSDEDCDENFVVDWRAQHL, from the exons ATGGATGCTAAAGCCAAGAACAAGGCCCTGTTTCGTGCCAAATTGAATGCCCAGAAGAAGGACAAGCGCATCAACTCTCCTCTTGTGAG GTACAATGATTCTGACCAGCCCGTATGCAAGATATGTGACTATGTTTTGAGATCTGAATCTGGTTGGGATGCACATCAACTCTCTCGTAAACATAAAGAG GCAATAAATAACCTCAGAGCCACAGCAGGTGGAGTAAACCGAGTCAAAAGTACAACCACTGAAGCCCATCCAGAACCGTCTAAACTTAATCAAGGACATTCTGTGGAGTTGGAGGAGCCTAAACCCGAGTTGCTTAGACCTCAGACATCCTCTGGTCTTCCTCCTGGGTTTTTTGATACCCAGCCACAAAAGCAAAGTACAG ACTCTTACTCATCAGCGGAGACTGATTCATACAAAAAGATTCAGGACAGAAGTATTGAGCCTTCTGGGGACCTTAGTCACCTTACACAGGCAGCATCACAGATTCCTACTTCACAAGCTAAGCAAATAAAGGGTGCTCTTCCTGAAGGCTTCTTTGATAACAAGGAAGCGGATTTATCTGCACGGGGAATAAAAATTGTTAAGCCAGATGTCAA AGATGAGTACAAAGAATTTGAGAAGTTGATCCAAGAGGACCTGAAGGAGGTTGACAATCGtttagaagaagaggag ATTGATGCTGCTGAAATGATAGAAGAAGCCGAATCTGTAGAGCAAAA AACATATAGGGAGAAAGTGGAATTgatgagaaagaagagaatGGAGTTGAAGGCTGCCAATGCTGCCAAGCGTAGAAAAGCTTCAGATTTTGTCAAAAAGGAGGAGCCTAGTCATGAAGGGTCATCTAGTGATGAAGACTGTGACGAGAATTTTGTAGTAGATTGGAGAGCTCAACATTTGTGA